The sequence CGTCGGTACCGATATTTCGCATAGCAGCAGCCGGCACAAGACAGCCAGccacagaaagcagctgctggcaggaagAAAAGCCAGAACTTGTCATACCAGGCTTGGTCGGAGCTGTAGTAGAAATGGGCCAGGGCACTACCATACTGGTAGATGCTGACTCCGATGTAGTCCACAAAGTAGAAGGTGTAGTGGTACAGCTCTGATTTGGACTGCAGTAGGTGTGCCAAGAGGCTGCAGGTCAGGTAGGTGACAGAGGAGAGGACAAATATGAGCAAAGGCAAGGACCACGCGTCCACAGGTAGCTGCTCAGCCTCCACAAACGTCTTGAAtctcagcagcacagccagtgcTGCCAGGAGATGAGTCCACACGTTGACCACCTCGTTGTGCTTCTGGAAGAGGCTAAGGAAGTAGTACCGCCAGTCCTGGCCAGTGGGACGGTACCCGGTGTGGATGTACGGCTCACGGAAGAGCTGCGGCACCTCACACTCTTTCACCGTGCAAGGCATCTTGGGGAAGCCAtcctccagcagcctggggagacGGCTGAGATGCTGCCCACTGAGGGACAGTGTGCTGATCCGCTCCAGGATGGCTGTCATCTCGCTGTGTGCGGCGGCCGCGAGCCTGGCTCTGGGGAACGTCGTCTTCGTGCCCTGCTGGGAGGggataaagaagaaatgttaaCAGTGATGCATTGGGGAGAAGAGCGTGCTGCGATTCCTGGGTGGGATAAGCCATGGTGCTATTGAGATGCTGGCCCTGCTTCCCTGCTTAGGGAAAAGGGGCTTTTCTTGACTCGGCAGACCTAAATTCAGTATGGAGAAGGATGGCacagccctgtccctgcagtTCAGCCTGTGTCAGATGGGCACAGCAATGTCACAAGCCTGCCCTTCTTCCCTACTTCCTTGGACACTCAGCTTGGAGCATGTTTTGGAGTAGCCAGGAGCTACCAATAAGGCAGTGCAAGAAGTAGTGAGATGTCAAGAAAGCACCTGATGATTTGCGGAGGGGATTTTTCACCCCTTTCCCCAGAACAAACTGCTCAGGGACAAAACTGGGGTGTAATTACTCATCAAAGGGATAACCTGCCTTTCTGCACCTAAGTGAAGAGGGTCCCAACCAAATTGTGGAGGTTGCAAATAAGCCCAGCTTCCCTGCCACACAGCTTGTACATGGGTTGCatgcctggtgctgctgcagtgagTACGGCAAAGGGAGAAGCGGAGAAGTCCACGGTCCCAAACCTGCAGCCCTCATCCCTCCACGTATAAGAAGCAGCAGGACTTGGAGGTGATGGAGAAACAAGGGCCCCCTCAtcagagctggctgcagttTGGGTACAGCATCGAAGCCTTGGGAGCATCCATGCAACCATGCTGAGGGGCTGCCAGACAAGTTGTGCCTGGATGCTCAGAGCAGCCAAACCCCAGTGCTGGGCactcccctgcctgctctgctctgctccttggCAACCTTCAGAGTTGCTAAGCTCTGGCTGGA comes from Ciconia boyciana chromosome 3, ASM3463844v1, whole genome shotgun sequence and encodes:
- the PAQR8 gene encoding membrane progestin receptor beta, whose amino-acid sequence is MTAILERISTLSLSGQHLSRLPRLLEDGFPKMPCTVKECEVPQLFREPYIHTGYRPTGQDWRYYFLSLFQKHNEVVNVWTHLLAALAVLLRFKTFVEAEQLPVDAWSLPLLIFVLSSVTYLTCSLLAHLLQSKSELYHYTFYFVDYIGVSIYQYGSALAHFYYSSDQAWYDKFWLFFLPAAAFCGWLSCAGCCYAKYRYRRPYPIMRKMCQVIPAGLAFILDISPVAHRVVVCHLGGCEEDAAWYHTYQILFFLISAYFFSCPVPEKYFPGSCDIIGHAHQIFHTFLAICTLSQMEAILLDYKNRQEIFLKRHGPFSIYLSCISFFGLVACSAITAYILRCRIKASLAKKDS